aatgtgatgatgtaattgGCATTAGAACATGTGAATGTACTTGTCGCATCGTCATATGCATAGCTGTAAGATTTTGGACACGCTAACTTGAACATCTGCGAGTAAACCGACGGCGAGCACGTCGCCGGTGAAGCATAAGCGCCTTCACAACAGTACTGTGGAGTCTTAAAAGCATCACACGCGCTCCTACAAGCGCCGCCACCGTCCGCCCTTAGCTCCGTCGGGCATTTTTGGTTCAAGTCGACGTTGCAACCCGTGGATGCGCAAGGACCCATCCCGCCACTCACCTCCACCATCATAGGCAAATTGTACCCGTCCACTAGGCTCACGTCATAGAAATCCTGCGAACCTGAGCCGAGTGTAAACTCTGCTAGTGTCGCCGGAGTTGCAGCTCCTCCGCCGTTGCACTCCACCTTTCCGGAACCGCAATCGGCTGTTGCACATGTACCGGTTCCCGAATCGTCGAAATTACAGCCGGTTCGGCCCCAGAAACGGCCAGACCAGCCAGTCGGCGCTTGGAATGAACGAGAAGTGTCTTTGGTTAGCTCGAAACCAGTGCTATCCAGTTTTGGACTGCCCAGAATTCCAGGCCACACAGTATGGTCACACTTGTTCACAAATGTAAACGTAGCCTCAAATATACCTACATAAGCAAAAAACCGAAATAccaaattaaacaattaaaaaccAATGTAATCATCACTGACAATTTTTCTATTCataacaataaataacaaaGCAAATTTAGAAATGTCTGTGATAGCTTAGTAGCTCAATTGATTGATTGGTTATCTAAACTTTCATGTTGTGAGCGAGAGAGTTCAATTTCCCTACCCCAATttgaatagaagaagaaaaaaagagcaTTCGTTGGTTACCTTGACAGAAGGTGAGGAAAAGAAGGCTGAGAATCATCAAAGAAGTGGAAATTGCCATAGAGATTTTCACAATTGGTAATGTCTCTTTTGTTTTGAACAAAAATGTTGATAAATAAGCTTAGTCACAGTGGAGAAAGCAGATGCAATGGTTATGGTGATAATGGATTCTTGATTGGTAGGGGATAAGTAATCGGAAAAGGTAGAGTAATATAATTAGAAAGAAATGCAGatgaaattaaagaagaaattaGACGAAATTTGAAGGTTAGGGCCAGGGGGGCTGGCACTCACTATATAAGAATTGGGAAATTAAGGAGGGTGTGTGAGTGTGAGAAGGAATCTTTGAAAGATGAGAAATGGGGTTTGTTGCGTATTAATAAACAATCAAAGTCGGCACATAGATGGTGTGTGGTGGGGAAGGCTAGTAACTTTCACCAATTGGAATGCATTTTAGTGAACTTGTAAGTTGTTATAATCTTGCAAattaccaaaaagaaaaaataaattaagttaattagctAAATAGAGTGCTTTGCCACAAAAATGAAGATATAATTAACAAACATCTTATTCAATAATTTAACTTGTAATTTGTTTACACTTTGCAATTATGTCATTGAGTTGTCCTAACAGTCTAAAATTATGAACTACATGTCCTTAAACAGTCTAAAAGTAATTCATTATTTCTACAGgctaaaattttagaatttttagttAGAACAGAGAAAAGGAATATAAGAGTCCGGAGCTTAAAGggcaaaaataattgataaaagttttaaaagggTACATCAAAAAATTTTCTAACCAAAAGGGTAAAATCGCTAGCAATTTATGTTGACAAAATCGCTACCCCTGTAGCATTCttgtaatttctttaaaaaaaaaaattaaaatcactaCTATAAcagcattttcattttttaaaaatctttttttaaaattggaaGGCAGCGATTCTTTTaacaaaaaagatattttggtggaaattatttttttaagatttagaggtttttttttaatattttaacatttttgaaatgtaaatcgctgccaaggcaacgatttttatgaactttttttttttaaaaaaaattatcaatacttttttaatttttattttattttataaatattctagccaattatattttaaatcgtattatactttttatattccagccatttataaaataaaattaaaattaaaaaattatggacaaaatttttttaaaaagaaaaagaagttcacaaaatttacaatttcaaaaatgaaagtcgaaagaattaaataaaaatattcaaaaaaaaaaaaaagttcacaaaatttacaatttcaaaaatgaaagtcgaaagaattaaataaaaatattcaaaaaaaaaaagaaaaaaaagaacaagaagttcacaaaatttacaatttcaaaaatgaaagtcgaaagaattaaataaaaacattaaaaaaaaaagaaattctgaAAATCGCTGTCAAAGTAgtaatttcatctttttttaaaaaaaatttcaattcaatataatcgctgccaaggcagcgatttccaaaaaaaaatctaaaaagaaattaaggaaaataggcagcgattttcaattaaaaaaagattttttattaaaaacgCTACCATAGCAgcgatttatattttttttaaaagaaattgtaaaaACGCACAAGGTATagcgattttcaaaaaaaaataattaggttaaCATCGTTAAAATAAATCACTATATTTATaacgattttacttttttaattataaatctttttaatatatccttttaaaatttttatcattttttctccGGACTCAAGAATATAATGTGCAAGTGCATGTAAAGTAAATTTATCATAGagttttaattatgaaaatatgGTTTGTCACATTTCCACAAGTGGTGCATGCAAAGATCCTAAAATAACAGAAACTAGTTTGAACACTTTCAGCCGCCGGCAAAGGCTGAAAAAACAGCAACTTGTCTAAATTCATAATCTTAGCTATAGTAGATAGTTGTATTAGACgtttaaaattactaaaaatgaggggaaaaaaatatattcccTCGTTTGATTTTATCTGTCTTAATTGGCATCAAATTAAAGAGGGTAAGAAATTTAGAATGCTTTTTTACGTATCAAGATGTCGTTTAAATCTAATCATGTTAAATATATGTGCCGTGTAAATTAAATCCATAACCTACCCAAATCGATTCATCGTGAGAATACGTGTTGATACGAGAAAGTGGGAAGTCCCCACCCCCTTAGCTTATGATGGGAAATGTTGTCAGCTAAAATGGATGAGTTACATAATGCCACCGTTGCAACTCACCGACACATGTATTCCTAATCTCTCTCCGCACTATTTTTAGCGCATTCCGTATAGTACAACACATTACTCCTATTTTggtttttctttctcatttttctttttttttgttattttactcATCTCTTTCAGCTGGTTATGTTAACACTTCATTTCGTATTTTCTTTTCCACAAAAAAACACATACtactttcttttctcttttaattactGATTAAGTAATATATAGTACAGTGACTTCTACGTTCTTATTTTATGAACTACTCACACGAACATTAAAAGGGtatgttatgacttatgagaTTACGCAAGTatcaattaaaatgtatttactattaatattcttttgtgatattttttttataaagtaagGGTGAATTTTAATTCACATCTAGATATATAAGAACGTACTAAAAGAGCACTGCaaagttcttttcttttttttaccttttctgGTGCCAATTTCTGCATTTTGGCCCTAAAAAAGGTAGGTTGAAGATATGATTTTCAGAGACTTTTAGATGAGCATCATCATCTCTCTATCTCATTTTGTGCTTTTTCCTTCCTACAACATTGGCCTCATCCCACTAAAGATATATGTCCGTATCTAAAAAATTCCCTTCTCAAAAgttcacaaacaaaaaaaaaagttttttttttcatgtttctttaattatattttcttggtAAAGCAAAAATCTTGTATTTTATGATCAATTGATCATGATAAAAAGGTGTGGGAAAGTTGGTCTTGAGGGTGATGAGGATGATAAGATTATGCCCATTTGATTAATTAGTCAAGGAGTTAATAATTATTAGCTTAATAGAAATTTAACACTAAAACAAAAGGAGCTAGGAGGAAGgagataaataattatttattattcaaaagtGGAAACATAGTCTTTTATGGAGGGGACACAAGTGGGGTGCATGCATGGAAATGGCTAACTACTTTAAGCTTTATTGTTATTTGGAATCTGGAAAATACTTTTACCTTAACTAGTAATTACTGCTCTTATTATAGTTAATTGGGAAAAGGGTTTGATATATCTCTCAACTTTGTTATTTGGAGCTAATATAttcctcgttataaaagtgactcatatatgcccttaccatTATATAAatagctcacatatacccctaccgttacaaaatgactcacatatacccttcacttaacggaagttaaaaaattagttttaaatttatatttattacttctaattttttttaaaaaattatttaggggtatagatgattcttctatcaaagttcaaggtatattttaatttttttcatatataaattattttttgacttcttttattataattatttgaatttcttattcttattttgtttttttctttcattctttagtttaaagaaaaaaaattaaactagtttttgtgtgtattgtaatttaatttcgtattcaaagaaaaaatttggtcatctactataagttttacaagaatattagtgaaacataaataaatttgataatcaaaataataattataaattagtcattgaaaccaaaaaaagtcaaaaaaaatatgtttgacgaggattaaacttactcatatgggattatattttttagaataataaaatttagattacaattttttttttcatttccgttagaggaaaagggtatatgtgatcCATTTGTTTACaattaggggtatatatgagccactttcataacaaggggtatatcagctataaatgacaaagttgagagatatatcagacccttttccctagtTAATTAAAACTAGTATAAAGTGTACTCAATCAACTAATCTAAGataggaaaattatttttaataggcTTACATCGATCGAGTTTTAAAAAAACCCTCATgctatatatattttgaagtaagTACTGGATTTGTTATATGGTGGTCCTATTAGTTTGCTGATCGTTTTTATCACCTTATCCTAGAGAATTCCTTAGAGGTCAACCATATATCTCTACTGCTCATATCTTTTTTTTGATTCTCTCTCTTGTTCAGTGTATATATGGatttacaattttaaaatagacattttgagaaactaaaaaaaatgaatttgctTTCATCTAAAACAAACAATATTCTCCCTTTTCTTTTTGTGCATCTGTAATTCTGTATGTATGTGTGTCATATAAATAAGACTTGGGAATTTCTTttggcaaaaagataaaaagtagGGGTATTTgggccaaaaaaaaattgtttataggATTGggaaatattatattaaggCATCTCCAACACTAcattctattttactttttaaatatagagttctctattttttcagacAATCAACTTCAacccaattctctattttactttctaaaaaaaaatctttttccatataattcttattttcttattttacaatataaatattttatttgttttcctgatattactttatataattttcacgtgatataaaatatttttattttaataaaaaattatatttgttctaaattttaaataacataaattgcaagagaatataatataatattcaaattaatGGGCAAATTCAAATAAAGTGAAATACAATTCTATAAACATTACATATAAACAttcaatatttgaaattattatgttGTCCCCATTAATACTCTATTAATGCATTACGAAATTTAAAATGAGTATTTTtatccttaatttttttatgtctagctaaaaaaatgttcaaatcGGAAATTTCATCTACctccattttttttgttggagTTGGAGCCTCTATGACATCTTGAAATTGATGCATTAAGATAGCGTTCAACCTCAATTATCATGTTGTACAGTATAATACATGTAATCATTATATCATGTAgcattttctttttccaaaaaCGTGACGGTGCTGCAAaacttttgcaaaatgtgattgcAAAGTTCGAATGGACGTTCAACATCTTTGGCATGATTCATGTTTCATTGCGAAtcaattattatgttatgtattgtattttatattgtattttaattattatgttatgtattgtattgttatcttgcatttaaattcattatattatttgttgtattttaaattaaagcgttcatcttatcattttaattttatgtatttttatagtgaaaattaataataaaatcaaattatactATCGACGaaagttagaaaaaaataaatactattaATTCGAGATGaaagtagtatatattaaataatatatattttaaaatatcatattatattcaaaaagaagtagaaatattaaatatttaattaatgacattatatgtaaaataatatgttaatttaaaagtaataaaaaataataaaacattaaaaaagtgaaatagagagtgtgaatagtagttctccaaatatagagaacAGAGGTGGCTTGAAAATGGTCTAAATAACTGTTAATCGTTGTTTATTTTTTGCATTGATGGATCGTTATTTAATCTAGTAATTGTattagtaaaatagtttttattAAGATAACGTGTGTTAtaattttagataatatattatttaggtCATTATAAAACTGAGAGTTTTGTGTCAAATGTATgagtacttcaaatatttttacaacTTATGGCTAGAAATTATgtttcaagaaaaaatttccATGGCCAAATACACATTAAAACTTCAACCAAAATCTGATTTCCCATACATATTTGGAAATATATGACTAAAGATGAGCTTAACTTAGTCACTTCAACTAAGGTTAATTTCAGTTGCAGACTTTAACCTCAGTAAATGAAATGTGTATTGATAAAGGCacatatattgattaattttttcccTTGTTATTGAAAATTCTTGTTAGTCACAAACTAAAACTTGAGGAGCGGACCTCCTCAGTACATGAAGATAGAAATCAATCCAAGAAGCCATCGCTAATGGAAAAGCAGACACTCATTCACTACAAAAAGTAGTTGAAGCTGAAAGAGGTCATCAAGATGATAACTGGATCGAACCTCAAATCGAAAAGGTTTAGATTTTCTTATACAAGGAACTTAAGGGTGCAATGTTGTTGAGGCTGCATCACCAGGTGTCTTGCACTTGCACTTGCACTTGAAGGGGTTGCCAACTCCGGAAGCGAAGCATCAGAAGAACACTGAAGGAAGAAATTTATATGCTTATCTAGCTCGCATCACCTAAAGGTAAATAAAAGAGACTATACAGTCACTAATTAATGTTACATTACACTATTAGACACCTAAAAGTTGGCataacacaaatattaaattagaaaaaaaaatcagaaccAAGGATGCCGCCGTCGGATCCATCATGCACAAGTTCCTGGGAGTAAGGGCAGCTTCAACCAACTCCGCTACACCCCTCTGCACACATTGTGGCGGATCCATGCCATTCTTCTCCTATACAAGTCGAGAGAAGCCAAACTCAACAATGTCACAATGCAGGCATTTAGATATTAACTGAAGCCAAACTTACCTAAGCATATGACTTCAGTCACACGCAGATGTCTATATAATCATAGAATACTCAGGAGATGGCTAATGCTTGATTTTATTGAAACAGGGAAGTGGTAATTACTTGGTGAGGAACACAAAAGCTATATAAATAGCACCAAAAAGTAAACAAGTGGATAACTCTTCTGAGATGTATTGAGGGGCTATTCCATTGATCAGCCCAATGACATTCTCAACATTTGTAGTTACTTTTTGTTTTAAGTCCACAGGGTTCGGATTACCTGAACATACAACAGTGGCCAGAGGCATCCCAagaggtcttctccaagaccaagATAGCAACTCATCTCGAAAAAAAATTGCCAGATGATACCATAAGAGCTGGCTTTGCTGCAGATGGCAATTATTTGGTTATCAGCATTCAGGAATTAAACAAAGTAGAATATATGATGTGTGCAGAAATAAATCTTACTTTAGGAGAGACCACAGCCTGAGCAGCAGCACACATGACAGAAACAACTAAGCCTTCTACTCCAAAATGAGAGAAAAACGCTTGCAAATTTCTGGTCAGGAACGGCACTGGCTCATTAAATTCAATCATTCCATTTGCATCATAAGCAGGATGGAAATCGATCTGGAAAATTTTTTCGGTGTTTTTAGCAAATACTATCTTTTTTGGAGACCTTCCACCAATTTGGAGCATGAACAACATAAAACTAGAAAGTGCCAACTGGATTACAAACTGCTTTTGAGAGCCCACTTGTGATTGCCACTCAAGAGTGTTTTGAACATATACTCTGAGAATATGCTTTCTGTGGCAAAACTTTTTACGATCTCATTATATGCTTGAAGACGGAGATCAACAACAGCACCTGGTGAGATCTATCCAGATATTGCTTGGTTGAGTTGCTTCTTCAAAAATGTGATTGGTAAGTCTGCTTCTCGGTCATTTTTTGCACAATGGTTCTCATAAACCTCCAGGAAAGTGCTGTACATCAAATCATCCTCTACCATGCGAACCTATATCATGAATTCACATGGatttattgaaagaaaataGCTCAATGTTGAAAAGTTAGGACAATCAGATAACACAAACAACTAGATATAAAGGCACTTACTGTGAAGAACGCAATTTGCATCACTACAGCAATTGTACTATAACACAATAGAGAATGGCTGCCTTATTTCTGCTAATAGAGCAAAAAAGGGGGAAAGGTAACACTAGTTTATGAGGTGAAGAGGATTAGTTAATACCTGTGACCATACGGGTATAATAATAGGGGTGTGAATGCAGATGTGCCGCCCGGGACTCCATGTGCTTCTCAAACATCCGATTCATCATACGGAAAAGCTGTAGGATCCGCTCATCACTTCTGGCATTTGGTGTTAAAGATGACTGAACAATAAAATGGCGCTGAGAACCATCTGATCCAATCAGCTTCAAATGGCGGAAGCTGCTACGATGTCTCCGCACTATTGGAATATCTGCTGCCACCCTGTCTAACTTCATAGTATTATCTGGTATTACTTCCTTAGGAGAAGACCATAGATCAGGGGAAAGTACTATGGTATCTACTAAAGCAAGAAACTGAACAAGGGAAACCAAAAAACAAGTCCCATTGATCATCACGGACTATCCCACTCATTTGGTATCTTTTGCCTCCATGTCTCAACGATGTCTTAAGATCAGCATATAGGCTACCATGAACCCCAACAGAAGAATTTCCAGAGATCTTATTTCCATAGGCAATGTCCATGAGATGGATTCTCCTGGTAAAACTGAGAAGCAACATTATCCATGTGATGGATTCTCTGTTCCCCTCCCATTTCATTGCCGAAAAAGAGATCTTGTACCACGATGAAGATAGTCATCTAAGTTGTAGCCCGTAGACCTCATTCTTTCCAAGAGACCAAAAGCATGCTGTGCTTTATCTTGAGAACGGAGAAGGGACTGAAGCAATTTGTTGCAAATTCGTGGCATCAAGCGGACACCTCTCTCCAACGTATACAGGAAGACCTCAACTGCTTGATCCAAGTTTCCTTCCTCACAAAGACTATGAATCAACATTACACAACTTGGGGCTGAAACCATGACATGAAACTCCACAAGTAAGGAAAAAATCTTCAAAGCCTCGTGTGGCTTGCATTCCTGACACATCCCAATCAACCAAATGTTGTAAGGTGATGAATCAAAGTCTGCCCGTTTTAGGTCAAACTCAAGCAACCCTCTAACTACTTTTTCCAGATCACCTTTCTCTAAGTGTTCCTCAATTAACCCTATCACTTCGCCATCTCGAAAAGCATGGTTTCTCAAATACTGAAACCAAAGGCTAAACGCAATAGAGATCTGTCCCCTCCTACAGGACCAAGTCATAAGGGACTTGTAGACCTCTGCACTTGGCATGCAgccattcttgctcatttggtCAAAGAGTTTAAAAGATTCATCTACCCTGCCAACCCTTTGGAGACCATCAATAAGTGTCCCATATGTAATTGAATCGGGGAAATGCCCCTTGACTTGAAGCTCTTGAAAAAGCTTTAAAGCACCATTAATTATTCCTGATTTGCATAATCCATTGATCAAAATATTATACGTAACTATATTTGGTACAAATCCACAATCAGCCAACTGCATAAGAAGCTTGTAAGCTTTAAGGATCTTACCTGTTTCACACAATTTCTCAATCATTTTTTGCAGGCTTGCACTGTCAAGGACTCGATCAGCACCTTGAGAGAGACGAAGAAACAATGAAGGGTTTTTACCTATCTCCATTTTGTAAAACATTAGATGAGCCTCCTCAAGCTCACCGGCCTTACAAAGACCATCAATGAGAGTATTGAAAGTTACAACAGAAGGAAAACATCCTAGCTTCTCCATCTCATTGAAAATATGCCTAGCCTCCTCCACGAGGCCATTTCTGCacattccacaaataacaatAGAGTAAGTATAAGTGTCTGGAAAGCAATCATTTTCTGATATTTCTAGCTGAAGTGAACGAGCTTGGTCCAAGACGCCCATATCACAAAAGCCCTTGATCAGAGTATTATAACACTGTGTGTCTGGTTGCACACCTCTCCCTGTCATATCTCTTAACAAACTCAATGCCTCTTTCACCCTACCTGCACCGGATAAACCCCGAATCATAGTTGTGTACAACACAACATCGGGAACCACATTTTTTTCGaacaaatttttaaagatagaTTGTGCTTCATCAATTCTCTTGGTTCTAACAAAACCATCAATCAGACATGTATATCCCTTTATATCCATTAGATAACCTTCTTTTTCAAAAGACCTAAGAAGTACATGTGCTTCATCAACCCTACCTAGTTTACAAAATCCATTAAGCAAGGTATTGTAAGTAACAAAATCCGGCTTACATCCTCTGGTCTTCATCACATTAAGCAGCCTATATGCATCATCAGTTCTCTTAGCCTGACATAACCCTGATAAAATAACCGTATAGGTAATCTTACTAGGCAATACACCTCTTTCAGTCATTTCATCAAACAGTGCGAGCGCATCGTGAGTCCTGCCACTCTTACACAAACCATCAATCAAAATGCTAAAAGTAGAACTATTGGGCTGCGAATTCAACTTCAACATCACATTATACACGGCTAAAGCTAACAAAATAGCATCTTTTTGAACCGCAATATGAAGAATCATATTGTAGGTATATATATTAGGTTTACAATCAAAATCTTTCATTCTACTAAAAGCCTCAATAGCCTTTTCTGCCTTATTTACCTTCCAATAACCCCAAATCAAAGCTGCAAAAGCGTTAGAAGCTATGGGTATACCTGAAAACTTAAGTTTATCTAGAACATTCCAGTATAAATCGAAACCACCATCTTTTGAAAGCATATCGGCGATTAAGTTTTTCGGAATCCATCTCTGAAATCGCTTACGTTTTGCAGCCCAGATGAAAAATCGAAAACCCAGTTCAGGATTCTTCCGTTTTTCTTCCAGAATAAAAGATATAATATTAGGACACAGGAAACGAACTAGTTCGTCAAGTGCTGGTTCCAGTGGATCCACTCTGTCGATGATGTTTAGGACCTCGTTGGACACCGCCATTTCCCGAGAGGTAGAAAATGATTTCGAATATACTGAACGAAAGATAGGAGAATGTAGGAGTTTCATGGCTTGGAAAAGAATGTAATGCTGATTGCCGATATGAGTCGACTGAGCGGGGGAGGTTTCAATGGGCCGCCATGAGAAGGAGACTTTGGTTCACTGTTTGTTAAGTTAATCAGAGATTTTGCGATTGCGAGGGTGGACGGCGGTGTCACTGAGGTGGCGGTATGGTAATTTAGGATTTTAAGCTCTGAGTCAAAATAGCAATTGCGTCCCTCaagtttataaaattaaacttaaacCCCTCTCAACTTttggaaatgaaaatataaagtttTGTCCAGACACTACAGTGTGAAACACAAATGCTCAAAGTCGAGTCGATCTTCATTTGAGATTTTTAAGCTCTAGTTTACTCACAATGAAACATCGTCATACCCTCTCTTAAAATAcagatttcaaattttatccaATTTGATCTATTTTGTacttaatttaatgaaaaaaaaattagaagtaaattCTAATGCATGTTGCACTATTATTTTATTACCATAATTTGTACCTCaatctttttcctcttttcctCCAAGCTTAATCTCTTCAATGCTTACTTtgaataataaagtttaaagttCTTCCAGTATTAAATTTTATCAGTTGTGATTTTGTTTTGTTGAAACAAAATTTGACCTGGAGTGAGTTGAGCAacagttgattttttttaaaaaacaaaat
This window of the Solanum pennellii chromosome 2, SPENNV200 genome carries:
- the LOC107011057 gene encoding thaumatin-like protein 1, with protein sequence MAISTSLMILSLLFLTFCQGIFEATFTFVNKCDHTVWPGILGSPKLDSTGFELTKDTSRSFQAPTGWSGRFWGRTGCNFDDSGTGTCATADCGSGKVECNGGGAATPATLAEFTLGSGSQDFYDVSLVDGYNLPMMVEVSGGMGPCASTGCNVDLNQKCPTELRADGGGACRSACDAFKTPQYCCEGAYASPATCSPSVYSQMFKLACPKSYSYAYDDATSTFTCSNANYIITFCPSSQTSKKSSKTDGSTPESGTESGSESGSDPESLPGSESGSGSGAMGQTMLADGSWLASLAVGSSTSNQPSRIIQFIPLMVAFVLFIGSLLKL
- the LOC107011056 gene encoding pentatricopeptide repeat-containing protein At1g79540 isoform X2, which encodes MKLLHSPIFRSVYSKSFSTSREMAVSNEVLNIIDRVDPLEPALDELVRFLCPNIISFILEEKRKNPELGFRFFIWAAKRKRFQRWIPKNLIADMLSKDGGFDLYWNVLDKLKFSGIPIASNAFAALIWGYWKVNKAEKAIEAFSRMKDFDCKPNIYTYNMILHIAVQKDAILLALAVYNVMLKLNSQPNSSTFSILIDGLCKSGRTHDALALFDEMTERGVLPSKITYTVILSGLCQAKRTDDAYRLLNVMKTRGCKPDFVTYNTLLNGFCKLGRVDEAHVLLRSFEKEGYLMDIKGYTCLIDGFVRTKRIDEAQSIFKNLFEKNVVPDVVLYTTMIRGLSGAGRVKEALSLLRDMTGRGVQPDTQCYNTLIKGFCDMGVLDQARSLQLEISENDCFPDTYTYSIVICGMCRNGLVEEARHIFNEMEKLGCFPSVVTFNTLIDGLCKAGELEEAHLMFYKMEIGKNPSLFLRLSQGADRVLDSASLQKMIEKLCETGIINGALKLFQELQVKGHFPDSITYGTLIDGLQRVGRVDESFKLFDQMSKNGCMPSAEVYKSLMTWSCRRGQISIAFSLWFQYLRNHAFRDGEVIGLIEEHLEKGDLEKVVRGLLEFDLKRADFDSSPYNIWLIGMCQECKPHEALKIFSLLVEFHVMVSAPSCVMLIHSLCEEGNLDQAVEVFLYTLERGVRLMPRICNKLLQSLLRSQDKAQHAFGLLERMRSTGYNLDDYLHRGTRSLFRQ
- the LOC107011056 gene encoding pentatricopeptide repeat-containing protein At1g79540 isoform X1, whose amino-acid sequence is MKLLHSPIFRSVYSKSFSTSREMAVSNEVLNIIDRVDPLEPALDELVRFLCPNIISFILEEKRKNPELGFRFFIWAAKRKRFQRWIPKNLIADMLSKDGGFDLYWNVLDKLKFSGIPIASNAFAALIWGYWKVNKAEKAIEAFSRMKDFDCKPNIYTYNMILHIAVQKDAILLALAVYNVMLKLNSQPNSSTFSILIDGLCKSGRTHDALALFDEMTERGVLPSKITYTVILSGLCQAKRTDDAYRLLNVMKTRGCKPDFVTYNTLLNGFCKLGRVDEAHVLLRSFEKEGYLMDIKGYTCLIDGFVRTKRIDEAQSIFKNLFEKNVVPDVVLYTTMIRGLSGAGRVKEALSLLRDMTGRGVQPDTQCYNTLIKGFCDMGVLDQARSLQLEISENDCFPDTYTYSIVICGMCRNGLVEEARHIFNEMEKLGCFPSVVTFNTLIDGLCKAGELEEAHLMFYKMEIGKNPSLFLRLSQGADRVLDSASLQKMIEKLCETGKILKAYKLLMQLADCGFVPNIVTYNILINGLCKSGIINGALKLFQELQVKGHFPDSITYGTLIDGLQRVGRVDESFKLFDQMSKNGCMPSAEVYKSLMTWSCRRGQISIAFSLWFQYLRNHAFRDGEVIGLIEEHLEKGDLEKVVRGLLEFDLKRADFDSSPYNIWLIGMCQECKPHEALKIFSLLVEFHVMVSAPSCVMLIHSLCEEGNLDQAVEVFLYTLERGVRLMPRICNKLLQSLLRSQDKAQHAFGLLERMRSTGYNLDDYLHRGTRSLFRQ